The following coding sequences are from one Archaeoglobaceae archaeon window:
- a CDS encoding AAA family ATPase — translation MKIAVVGKGGAGKTTVSALLTRVLSEKGKVLAIDADPAGGLSIALGVEIEKTLEDIRKEIVEMIREKYDKVEIATSIDYKILEALIESDKFSFLAMGRPEEEGCYCQLNSMLREAIEILSGSFDYVVIDGEAGVEQINRRVMRDVDVLLVVSDMSKKGFLVADQIRSVAQKAVKFRKCALVINKVREAIRVENKNFDFVFTIPEDEAIFRLDVEGKPLLSISDSIALTSAIDLTEKLLG, via the coding sequence ATGAAAATTGCGGTTGTTGGAAAGGGTGGTGCTGGTAAAACAACCGTTTCCGCACTGTTAACCAGAGTTCTGTCTGAAAAAGGCAAGGTTTTGGCAATCGATGCAGATCCAGCAGGAGGGCTTTCGATTGCCCTTGGAGTCGAGATTGAAAAAACGCTGGAAGATATAAGGAAAGAAATAGTCGAAATGATCAGAGAAAAATACGACAAGGTCGAGATTGCAACTTCGATAGATTACAAAATACTCGAAGCATTGATTGAGAGTGATAAATTCTCATTTCTGGCGATGGGAAGACCTGAAGAAGAGGGATGCTACTGTCAGCTGAATTCGATGCTAAGAGAAGCAATTGAAATTCTTTCAGGATCTTTTGACTACGTTGTGATCGATGGCGAGGCGGGAGTTGAGCAGATAAACAGAAGAGTGATGAGAGACGTTGACGTGCTTTTAGTTGTATCAGACATGAGCAAAAAAGGATTTTTGGTGGCGGATCAAATTAGATCCGTAGCCCAAAAGGCTGTAAAATTCAGAAAATGTGCACTCGTGATCAACAAGGTTCGAGAGGCGATAAGAGTTGAAAATAAGAATTTTGACTTTGTCTTCACGATTCCTGAAGATGAGGCTATATTCAGACTTGATGTCGAAGGAAAGCCTTTGCTGAGCATCAGCGATTCAATTGCCCTAACTTCGGCTATAGATCTGACAGAAAAGCTCCTTGGCTAA
- a CDS encoding alpha/beta fold hydrolase, translated as MFFDTIFGRNFGRVYVSYAIIVCHGFPYEAGSVIDKGYGALAELLSSVAPTVIFDFSGCGNSSGVFGLERWVEDVKNIAEKFEKVSLVGYSMGGMIAIRVGAELDNLEKIVAVSTPVPDIFTKERIEIIFENAKKIMRVGSFEYFYEEFSKAKEMDPRKFAREIEASKLIVHGTNDEIVPFWCGEDIYRNSKEPKAFLKVLNGDHFLRRNFKVMSVIAEWLAGGIKDKELEIRV; from the coding sequence ATGTTTTTTGATACAATTTTTGGAAGAAATTTTGGGAGAGTATATGTAAGCTATGCGATAATAGTTTGTCATGGATTCCCATACGAAGCCGGATCAGTGATTGATAAGGGATATGGGGCTTTAGCAGAGTTATTATCAAGTGTAGCTCCTACGGTTATTTTTGATTTTTCTGGCTGTGGAAACAGCTCCGGAGTATTTGGCTTAGAAAGATGGGTAGAGGACGTCAAAAATATTGCTGAAAAATTCGAAAAAGTCTCTCTTGTCGGTTATAGCATGGGCGGGATGATTGCAATAAGAGTGGGAGCAGAACTGGACAATCTGGAAAAAATTGTAGCGGTTTCAACCCCAGTCCCGGATATTTTCACAAAAGAAAGAATCGAAATTATCTTCGAAAATGCCAAGAAAATTATGAGAGTAGGAAGCTTTGAGTATTTTTACGAGGAATTTAGCAAAGCAAAAGAAATGGATCCAAGAAAATTTGCACGTGAAATAGAGGCTTCGAAGCTTATAGTTCATGGGACAAACGATGAAATAGTTCCTTTTTGGTGCGGAGAAGATATTTACAGGAACTCTAAAGAACCAAAAGCTTTTCTTAAGGTTTTAAATGGGGATCATTTTCTCAGAAGAAACTTTAAAGTCATGAGCGTTATTGCGGAATGGCTTGCTGGAGGAATAAAGGATAAAGAATTAGAGATCAGAGTTTAA
- a CDS encoding TIGR00288 family NYN domain-containing protein, which produces MKSSKIQKIREYLSKRKSLSTKKIGVLVDGPNMLRKEFNTNLKEIRELLAEYGDIKIAKVFLNQYATDKLVEAIENQGFEPVVTSGDVDVRMAVEAMELIYNESIDVIALVTRDADFKAVLMKAMEMGKETIIVGAEPGFSTALKNSADIAIILNEEEEEEKDLLEV; this is translated from the coding sequence ATGAAAAGCTCAAAAATTCAAAAAATAAGAGAGTATCTCTCCAAGAGAAAATCGCTCTCAACCAAGAAAATCGGTGTTTTAGTTGATGGTCCGAACATGCTCAGAAAGGAATTTAATACCAACTTAAAAGAGATACGGGAACTGTTAGCCGAGTATGGCGACATAAAGATCGCAAAGGTATTTCTAAATCAATACGCCACTGACAAGCTCGTTGAGGCAATTGAAAACCAAGGTTTTGAGCCTGTGGTTACCTCGGGCGATGTCGACGTTAGAATGGCGGTCGAAGCGATGGAGCTGATCTACAATGAGTCAATAGACGTTATAGCTCTCGTAACGAGAGATGCTGACTTTAAAGCGGTCCTAATGAAGGCAATGGAGATGGGCAAAGAGACGATCATAGTCGGTGCTGAGCCTGGATTCTCTACCGCCTTGAAGAACTCTGCAGACATTGCTATCATTTTAAATGAGGAAGAGGAGGAAGAAAAGGATCTACTTGAAGTATGA
- a CDS encoding ArsR family transcriptional regulator: MVEELSETDEKLVSLLAEAGLNRNIAKVVVFLSKVGEAVSRDIERTANLRQPEVSLAMKELKEWGWVKERELKKKGKGRPLKSYKMTRELREIAMEIIQKKREEIKKIEKDLEELERIVSTK, translated from the coding sequence ATGGTTGAGGAACTATCTGAAACTGACGAAAAACTGGTCTCTCTACTTGCGGAAGCAGGGCTTAATAGGAATATTGCAAAGGTCGTTGTATTCTTATCCAAAGTAGGAGAAGCAGTCTCAAGGGACATCGAAAGAACCGCAAACCTTAGACAACCAGAAGTAAGCCTTGCAATGAAAGAACTAAAAGAGTGGGGATGGGTAAAAGAAAGGGAGCTGAAGAAAAAAGGAAAGGGTAGACCACTAAAAAGCTATAAGATGACAAGAGAACTTAGAGAGATAGCAATGGAAATTATCCAGAAGAAAAGAGAGGAGATAAAGAAAATCGAAAAAGACTTGGAAGAACTTGAAAGAATCGTTTCTACAAAATAA
- a CDS encoding adenylate kinase: MKIILLGAPGAGKGTQAKFLAEKYGIPQISTGDMLREAVEKSTELGKKAKEYMNQGKLVPDEIVVGIVKERLKQKDCERGFILDGFPRTIAQAEALDAMMVELGKKIDAVININVSEDEIVKRIVNRRICRKCGAIYHLIYDPPKKNGVCDKCGGELYQRDDDKEEVVRERFKVYRKNTEPLIEYYKRKGILFDVDGTKDIEKVKAEILSILEKIKL; this comes from the coding sequence ATGAAAATAATTCTTCTAGGTGCTCCCGGAGCAGGAAAAGGGACGCAAGCTAAGTTTCTGGCAGAGAAATATGGAATACCGCAGATATCCACGGGAGATATGTTAAGAGAGGCAGTGGAAAAGAGCACTGAGCTTGGGAAAAAAGCCAAAGAATATATGAACCAAGGAAAACTCGTTCCCGACGAGATAGTAGTGGGCATAGTAAAGGAAAGGCTCAAACAAAAGGATTGCGAAAGAGGTTTCATTTTGGATGGCTTTCCAAGGACTATAGCCCAAGCAGAAGCCTTAGACGCAATGATGGTCGAATTAGGTAAAAAAATAGACGCTGTAATTAATATAAACGTTTCTGAGGATGAAATAGTCAAAAGAATTGTGAACAGACGAATCTGCAGAAAATGTGGTGCGATTTACCACTTGATTTATGATCCCCCAAAAAAGAATGGGGTATGCGACAAATGCGGGGGAGAATTATATCAGAGAGATGATGATAAGGAAGAAGTGGTCAGAGAAAGATTCAAAGTTTACAGAAAGAATACCGAGCCTTTAATAGAATATTACAAAAGAAAAGGCATTCTTTTCGATGTTGATGGCACAAAGGACATTGAAAAAGTAAAGGCTGAAATTCTATCGATTCTTGAGAAGATTAAACTCTGA